A region of the Synechococcus sp. PCC 7502 genome:
TAGGTTGCATAAGCCTCAAAATCAATGTAATTAAACCTTTGAGCCAATTTTTTGAGATACACCTATGAAATTACCAATTCTTGCTGCTACAGCTATTTTAATCCTAGCCGCCCTACCTGCTCAGGCACAGAGAAGATCTGAGCGCATCACCTGCTATCGAGAATGGAATGTGATTAGTTGCCCGGGCTATGGCGAGTTTACCATTCGTAATGATCGTAATAATAACTACAGAAGGGATGACGATAACTATAGACCCTACGATAATAGTCGGTATAACGACATAAATGGACTACAGGCAATTAACCAAATCTACTTTGAAGTCCTAGGACGCAGAACTGACTTAAGTGGAGCTAGAACCTATATCAATAATCTCAATAATGGTTGGACTTTGCAAAGGGTGCGTGCTGACGTTGCTTACTCCGCAGAGGCTGAACAGGTAATTAATCGAGCCTACCAAGAGATTCTGAGACGAGATGTTGATCCCAGTGGACTAGAGACTTATAAGCGGTTACTTGCTAATGGCGGCACGATCGCAGATGTGAGACGAGAGTTAGCCAGAAGCCCAGAGGCTCGACTTAGATACTAGATAATTTAGATATGAGATTTAGCTACTAGACAATGACAATAGAACATGTGGGTAGAATGCAAAAGCAAGCCGAAGCTTATTTATCACTAGATAAGCCCCTAAAAGCGATCGCCATCTATGAACAGATCATCAGCCAAGAACCAAACTTTGCACCTGCCCATAGTGAGTTAGCAAGGGTATTAGAATCTCAAGGTTGGTTAGAATTAGCCATACCCCATTATGCCCAAGCGTTGACCCTAGCCCCTAATAGTTATAGTTTGGATTCCCATCTTAATTTTGGCAAACTCCTGCACAGTCGGGGTAATATTGACGGGGCGATCTCCAGCTATCAACGTGCCATCAATATCAATCCTCAGTATATTAGAGCCTATCAGACATGGGCAGAGACCTTAATCCAGTCACAAAGGCTAGATGAGGTATTAACATTGTATGCTCAAGCTGAACTTTACGATCTTGATTTAATTGGTGCCAAGGACTATAGCGATTTGGGAATTGCCTATATTAACCAAGGAAAAGTCATAGAAGCGATTACCTGTTTTCAAAAATCTATTTCCATTCAGCCCAGCTATGCCAGTGCCCACTGCAACTTGGGGAATGCTTTATTACAGCAAAATAACTACAAGGAAGCACTTATTAGTTTTTATGAAGCTTTGAGCATTGATCCCGAATTTGCCGAAGTATATTTTAACCTTGGCATTACTTTAACCAAAATTAATAGACACGATGAAGCTATCGCCTGTTTTGAAGCAGCCCTATCCCTAAATCCTGAATTTAAGGAGGCATATAGTAATCTAGGCTTCATGACCACCCAAGCCCCAAATTTATCGATCAATTCAAATGCAAGTTAAAGTCCAAAATGAAATTTAAATTAAATCTTTACAAGATTGACTAGACAAGATCAGTGATTACCAATACAATGTATCGGCAAACAAAGGTATCCTGTCACCTTTTAGGAGGTCGCTATTCCCGAACAACTAAACCTGACTGTGAGTTTGAGAGGCAGCCGCGAAGTCAAGGAAAACTATCAAATATTTCGCCTCACTGGTCTGTTAGATGCTTTCTCTGAACCCGATTTTCGTCGAGTTGTCAGTAAATGTATTGATGATGGACCCACAAATATAATTTTAGACCTGTCAGCAATTGATTTTATTGACAGTTCAGGTTTAGGCGTGTTGGTGCAGATGGCAAAAAAAACCCAAAGTGTAAATGGGAAGCTTCAAGTAATCAGTAACCCCCGTGTAACCCAGACTGTAAAATTAGTAAGATTAGAACAGTTTTTGTCTCTACAACCAAATATTGAATCAGCTCTTGAGAATTTGGCGAGTGGTGCGGCTTAGGGGATGACTTAATGTCATTATTCAAGATTCCAAATGCTACGGTCGCTGAAATTTCTACACCCTCACTTGCCTATATTGGTGATGCGGTATATGAGTTGCATGTTAGAATGTACTACCTCAGTCCTCCGCGTACAGCCAGTGCCTATCATCAACTTGTCGTAGCAAAAGTTAGGGCTGAAAATCAAGCCAAGCAACTTGATCGCCTCATTCAAACGCTATTTCTTAATGATGCAGAGTCTGACCTAGTGAAAAGAGGACGTAATGCCGCAGGTTACGCCTCTCGGAACATTGATCCAGCAATTTATCAAAAAGCAACGGGTTTTGAGACTTTAATTGGTTACCTCTACCTCACTGATCACGATCGCCTGCACCAAATTTTTGAACAAATAGACCATGAAATTTAAAAACAAAGCCTCCATCGGCAAGCCCAAGCGTTCTTCTGAGCAATCCTCTAGTGGGGATCAGTATGAGCGCAGAGATAATTGGGAAAAACCAGATCGATCTCAGGCTTATGATCGGCGAGATCGGCATGAGCATGATCGTTCCTTTGATCGAAATAGAGAGCGCTCTGAAGAAAGACTAAATGAAAGACCGAATAGATATACTCCCCCTCGTCCACAACGCAAATCATCGGAAGAGTGGGATCGTCCAGAGCGTCTTGATCGCCGCGATCGCCAGCCCTTATCTCATAATCAATCAAATCAAGAGCCTAGTAAGCCAGTGCTTAAGGCTTCGGGTTATGTGCCTAGACCTGATCGTGATCGTTCTGATTCCCCTGATCGCTCATTTAATCAAGAAGATGATCGTGGGTTTGAACCACCTATTAAGCCAATCAGAAATCGTAACTCAGATTATAGCGATCGCTATTCGGGCTATGGATCAGATCGACCAGAAGGAAAGAAAATTGAAAGATCGGAAGGTCGTAAATTTATAGCTACTAGATCGTCAGACCTTAAAGGATTTAAATCAGAGCAAAGATTTGATCGCAATAAAGATAATTCTGACTCCCAAACTTCTGCTAGTTATGACCTAGAAGAAAATCCAGACTTAATCTATGGTCGCCATGCGGTTTCCTCTGCAATTTCTGAAGGGGGAAGGTCAATTCATCGCATTTGGGTTACACCGAAACTGCGCTATGCCCCAGATTTTTTACCCTTGGTTACAGCCGCTAAGGCGATCGGAGCCGTAATTGATGAAGTTGATATTAGTCGCCTCAATCAAATTACTAACTATGCTAAACATCAAGGTATTGTGGCACAGGTGGCTGCCTACGAATATGTGGAACTAGATGAATTGATTGCTACAGCCAAAGCCAAATCTAATCAGCCCGTGATTATTGTTGCAGACAGCATTACTGATCCTCATAACTTAGGTGCCATAATTCGCTCGGCAGAGGCTTTAGGTGCACAGGGAATTGTGATTCCCCAACGTCGGGCAGTGGGAGTAACTTCTGCGGTTGCTAAGGTGGCGGCAGGAGCTTTGGAAAACTTTCCTGTGGCAAGGGTAATTAATCTGAATCGGGCGTTAGAGCAGTTAAAAACTGACGGATTTTGGATTTATGGTACGGCTGCTGATGCGGGGCAACCTGTGCATAAGGTTAAATTTGATGGGGCGATCGCTTTAGTCGTCGGGGCAGAAGGAGAAGGATTAAGCTTAACGATTCAGCGATCCTGTGATATTTTAGTCTCAATTCCCCTTGAAGGAAAAACCAACTGTTTAAATGCTTCTGTAGCTACAGGTATGGCGTTATATGAAATATTTAGGCAGAGATGGGTAAATAAGTTAAGTTTGAACACTATGTAAGAAATACCTAGTGTAAGATAGTTGTAAATTTTTATTAAAGGTGTTTCAGTGATGGAAGTAACTGATAACTTAAAGGAAATATTTATCTCTTTTGTAGATACAATTGGAGTCGCTGTATGGGTAGAAATAGTTACTGAGTCTCCAACTTGCACATACTACTTTGGTCCTTTTTCTGGTATTGCTGAAGCAGAAATTGTTAAAAGCGGCTATGTGGAAGACCTAGAGAGCGAAAAAGCCATAATTAAGTCAATAGTAGTTAAACGCTGTAAGCCTCAAGAATTAACCATCTTTGACGAATCTGCGGATGATCTCCTTAACGGCAGTACCCACAAATTAGTTTTGACCAATCAGATTAGTTAATTGCAGATATAAATACTAGGTAATTAGCCAAGTTGCGGTTTTAGTGATTAGGCGGGCGGGATAAAGTTGATCATCCTCTGATTCTGCCATCACTGCTTTTAAGGCATTTTCCTTACCTGCGCTTGGGACTAGGAATAGAATTTGTTTGGCTTGATTAATTAACTGGGCAGTAAAGGTTAAACGCGGTTGTTGATCTTTCTCTCCGACAGTAATTAAGCGATCGCTCACAGTTAGAGCCTTGGTATGGGGAAATAAAGATGCGGTATGTCCATCATCGCCCAGCCCCAATAAAATTAAATCAAAATTGGGATATTCACCAATATTAAGGTTAAAAAATTCCTGTAAGTGGGTTTCATATTTTTGAGCAGCGATCGCTGGATCAGATTCATCCGTAGGCATTGGATGGATATTTTCGGGTGGAATAGCCACATGATCTAACCAAGCTTTACGGGTCATACCTTCATTACTTTGGGGATCGGTAACAGGGACATAACGTTCATCGCCCCAAAATACATGCACTTTTTGCCAATCTAGGTTTTGTTCTGCCAATTTTTCGTAAAGGAGCTTGGGAGTACTGCCGCCAGAGGCTACTAACGTAAATTTATTATTAACAGCTATAGATTCTTGGTAAGCATTTAACACTAACTCTAAAGCTCTAGCAGTTAAGGCAGAGCGATCGCTTAAAGTTTCAACATGTCTAGAAATATGAATATTCTTAACCATAATCTGAGTGGATTTCTAAAATTTTGTAGTGTTTTGTGTGATCTTTGACTGTTCAGCTTTTCAATGGTTTAATTTGGGAAAGGCAATTGTTACGGAAATCTTAAGCCGAGGTACTGCCCTATGACTCCATCTATTATGCGTTTGTTTTGGAACTTAGTATATCAAGCCCAACCTAATCTGATCCTGCACCTTGAAGATGATAAGCTAACAAACTGGTTGACCGATCAGGTAAGACAAAGATTATGTCTAGATCGCCACCAAGAAGACGATCTAAGTAGTTATATTAGCGATCGCATTCCTCTAATTCGGGATATTGCCAGTAATCAATAAAAAATGCAAATAAATGCAGTTTAGCGATCGCCTTAAGCCCATAGCTCATAATGTCTTTGCCGATATGGACAAAGCCAAGAGCCTAATTCAAGGGCATAGCTTAATTGATTTATCCTTAGGTTCTTCAGATTTACCCACATCTCCAAAAATTTTAGAAGCGATCTCCACCGCTTTAAAAGATCCCCAGACCCACGGTTATTCCTTATTTGCCAGTACTAAAGACTTTCGCATTGCCGTCTCGAATTGGCTCATTAACCGATTTGGTATAACTGTCGATCCCGAAACCGAGGTTTTACCATTAATTGGCTCTCAAGAAGGAACAGCGCACTTACCCCTAGCTATTCTTAATCCCGGCGACTATGCCCTTTTACAAGACCCTGGCTATCCGTCCCACTATGGCGGTATTCATTTAGCCTCTGGACAAATTTATGGGATGCCTTTACGGGCAGGGAATCAGTATTTACCTGTATTTGCTGATATTCCCAAGCCGATTGTGACTGCGGCAAAAATGATGGTGTTGAGCTACCCCCATAATCCGACGACGGCGATCGCTTCTTTAGAATTTTTGCAGTCGGCAGTGGCATTTTGTCAGCTTCACAATCTAGTTTTAGTCCATGATTTTCCTTACCTTGATCTAGTGTTTAATGGGGCAAAGGCTCCATCGATTCTCCAAGCAGACCCCGATCGCAGTGTTAGCATTGAGTTTTTTACCCTGTCTAAGTCCTATAACATGGGGGGATTTAGGGTTGGGTTTGCCGTTGGTAATCGCAATTTAATTCAGGCACTACGTGAAGTCAAAGCTGTAGTGGATTTTAATCAATATCAAGGCATTATGCGGGGAGCAATCGCGGCTCTAAATAGTAAAGACGGGGAAATTCTGGCAGTCGCAAACACATTTAAACACCGTCGAGACGTTATGGTAAATGCCCTTCATACCATTGGCTGGGACGTACCGATCCCCGATGCAACTATGTATATTTGGGCGCAGCTACCACAGCAACTGAGGAAAAAGTTTGATTCCGTAAAATACTGCTTAAATTTAATCCAATCTACGGGAGTGGCTTTATCACCCGGTAATGGCTTTGGTAAATGTGGAGAGGGTTATGTGCGGTTAGCATTGGTACATCCGCCTGAATTGCTTACGACAGCAGCACAGCGTATTGGTGATTTTAATTCTGGACAATTTTAGGACACAAATTTAAGACGCAAATTTAATAATTAATGCAATAACTGGCTCAAAATCTGATTCTGCCCTATATGATTAATCTTAATCAAAGCTATGGAGATCGCAGCCAATAAGTATAAATAGGCATTAGGCAAATCACAAAAACTAGAGCAAACAATATCTTAAGATGAATATGGTTTGGATTGTTGTTACTATACACTTGCTATTGAGCTTGGGACTACTCTGGGCTAGTTGGCAAGCTTGGCAATTGAGGGTAGTTTTAAATTCTGTAGCTAATACAGTAAATGGCTACGCCCGTGCCTGTGAGCAAGGATTATCGGTTTCACCACCAGCAATTCTAATTGCCCAGCAAGGGGCGGCTGTTGCTAAAGTGCAGTATAAAAATTTATTACCGCAAATCAAACGAGTCCAACTGATTCTATCTATCGTCAGTCGGTTACAGTCATTGGGTAAATTTCGGAAGAATTCTAGAAGGAGCGATCGCTATGGCAAACGGCACAGGTAAATTTATCGGCGGATTTTTAATCGGTGGTGCTGTGGGTACGGTTTTAGGTTTATTGCTTGCTCCCAAAACTGGGAAAGAAACCCGCAGACTATTGCGTAAATCGGCAGATGCCATTCCTGAAATTGCCAGCGATATTGCCAATGATATTAGTGCCAACGTGCAGCAGCAAGCTGATCGCTTTACAGAACAAGCAGGAAAAACCATTGATAGTACGATTGAAAGAATGCAGGAGGCGATCGCAGTGGGGAAAGATGCCAGCCAAAAGTTACGCCAAGAACTCAATGCTATGAAGGTTCCCAGCATCAATGCAGATGAAGATAATTTATGATCGAGCCGTTGTTTTGGTTGGGATTATCAATTTTACTGGTGGCAGCAAGTTTAACTGCTCTGCTAGTAACTGCTATTCCTGCCTTTCAAGAGTTAGCCAAAGCGGGGCGCAGTGTCCAAAAACTAGCAGATACCCTTTCCCGTGAACTTCCTCCCACCCTCGAGGCAATCCGATTAACTGGACTGGAAATCAGTGAATTAAGCGACGAATTAAATCAGGGTGCCAAAAATGCTGGGGAAGCGGTTAAGCAGGTAAATGACAGTATTAAAGGGGTTAAGAAGCAGGCAGAGAGTGTATCTATAACTACCCGTAGTGCTTTTGCGGGCTTAAAAGCAGGGTGGAAGGCATTTAGTAAGCCTAAACGTAAAAATGGTAATCCCCTTAGGCAACTCCCTGAGGCATCACAACGCAATCAAATAGCTGATCGAACTGATAGAGATGATGTAATTAATTCAAGAGATGAATAAGTTATGGTGCTTTGGAACTATGCCACACCTGGGATCCCCGATGAGATGTTTGACCGCTTACCTGGTATTCCCCTGAGTAAATGTGAGGTGAGGTTACTCCTAATTAGTCATTTACGCCTGCGATCGCATTCTGTATTTTGGGACATTGGCGCAGGTACAGGCACGATCCCAGTGGAAGTAGGATTACTATGTCCTAGCTGTAAAATTGTAGCGATCGAGCGGGATCAAGAGGTAACGGGTTTAATTGATCGCAATTGCCAGAAATTTGGGATTAAAAATGCAGAAATTATTAATGGGAGTGCGCCAGAATGCCTAGATGTTCTTACAGATATTCCAGATCGAATTCTAGTAGAGGGTGGGCTAACAATTAAAGAAATTTTGGAGTACTGCTGGAATCGATTAGCGACCGGGGGCAGAATCATCGCCACTGCTGCCACCCTTGAAGGACTGTATAAAATATCTGAAAGCTTTTCTCAACTACAAGTTCGCAATATAGAAGTAGTACAGTCATCTTTTAACCGCCTTGAAACTAGAGGTAACCGCCAAATTTTTGCGGCAGTTAACCCAATTTTTATTTTAAGTGGGGATAAAATTAGTTAAAAAATTAGTTAACGATTAATTAAGTCTCGAACCGTACTAGATGCTGCAATCCCGGAACAGTAGGCACCCTCAAGATTTTTGCCAGCACACCAATCCCCTGCACAAACCAAAGGTAAAGGCATTTTAGTAGTTAAACAATCAACTTCTAAAGCCTCTTCCACAAGGGCATATCGCCACCGTTGCAACTGCCACCACTCTGGTTGACTCAACCAACTGTCCAAGTATTCCCCCGCCTTCAGTAAAATTGCCTTACCTACTTTCTCTAAGTCGGTTTCTTCTAGGGAATGTCGTGCAAACTGCGAGGTACTTTGAAACACAAATACTGGTTGGGTAACTTGGTCGGGATGTTTACTGCTGTCATAGCTGATCCAACTTAAGATAAAATCATCAACGCAGCGAAAAGCTCGCCATTGCTCAGGTATAGCTTGAGTTTTAGCATATCCCGCCATAACTGTAATATTGGGATGAAACTTGACTGACTGCACGGTCTTAAGTAATTGAGAGTTTGCCCCCAGCACGCTTTGAAATAATCCTAAAAATTGTGGTGCAGGTATAGTGGAAACGATTGCGGACGCAAATATTTGTTCACCAGTTTCGGTAGTCAGATACCATTGTTGGTCTTGAACTTTAACCTCAACAATTCTAGTTTTCAGTAAAATATCTTGATCTGTGGCTAAATGTTTGGCGATCGCTGTCATCCCGAAGGGAGAAGTATAGCGGGGATAAAGCCAACCCGAACTAGAGAATTGACTACCATCTGGACTCAATTGAGTGATCGAACGTGTCCATTCTTTGACAATACCCTGTTGTTCCAGACTATGAATAAATCTACCAAATACTTCATTGTGGACACTGACATACTGAGCACCGTGATCTGCCCAAGTTCCCTGCAATCTTCTGGTCGCTAGCCGTCCGCCAACACCTGCCGCCTTTTCTACAATTTTGATATTTAGCCCTGCCTGTCGTAATTCCTTCCCACAGCTTAACCCTGCTAAACCTGCCCCAATCACCACCACATCATACATTACTTAATTTCTCCAAATAGGTCGTAATGATCAGCACCCGTAATTTGCACAGAGAGCATTTCTCCCAAGCTCGCTTTATGCTGAGGGTCTTTAAGATATACTACTCCATCCACATCCGGGGCAAACCTAGGCGATCGCCCAATTAATTCTCCAGTTTCAGGATGCTCTTGCTCAATTAAAACATTAACGATCTTACCGATTTCCGCCTGATTTTTACGCAATGAAATGTCCTGCTGGACAGCCATAATTGCATCTTTTCTTGCCTCTTTAATTTCTTCAGGAATTTGATCAGGCAAGTCATAGGCAGGAGTACCCTCTTCCGCCGAATAGGTAAATACCCCAACGTGATCAAACTCATGACGCTGTACAAATTCTAAAAGATGTTGAAACTGTGCCTCGGTTTCGCCCGGAAATCCTACAATTAAAGTCGTTCGCATCACCGCATTGGGAATTGCCGTTTTAATTTGTTCAATAATTTTGTCATTAACCCGACCATGCCAAGGACGATTCATTGCCCTGAGCATATCAGGATGGGAGTGCTGAAGTGGTAAATCTAAATAAGGCAATACATTTGGGATAGATTGCATAGCTTTAATTACTTTCGGGGTCAAGCCTGTAGGATAGGCATAGTGCATCCGAATCCAAGGGACATCTACCTCACCCAAAGCTGTTAAGAGTTCTGCAAGTCTAGGTTGCCCATATAAATCTAGCCCGTAATTAGTAGTAATTTGGGAAATTAGGATCAGTTCTTTGACCCCCTCACTCGCAAGGCGATGTGCCTCAGTCACGATGGATTCAATAGATCGCGATCGCTGATTACCTCTAAGATGGGGGATTATACAAAAAGCACAGCGATAGTCACAACCCTCTGCTACCCGCACATAAGCCACAGACTGATTAGTAGTACGGTACCTTGGCACAGTTTCATCGGCAATATATGTTGGCTCTTGGGATATTTCCTTAACTCGTTCTCCCGCCTCTGCCCGCTCAATTACATTCACAATTTTATGGTAGTCTCCCGTTCCCACCAATGCCACTGCCTCTGGAATTTCATCAAGTAGGGTTTGTTGGAAATGTTGCGCCATACATCCTGCTATTACGATTCGTTTTCCCATTTCCGCCAGTTCTACCAAAGCTCTAACAGATTCTTCTCGCGCTGCTTCAATAAAACTACAGGTATTAACAATTACATAGTCTGCCAACTCTTCATTACTATCCACCCCATAGCCAGCTTGCACCAGTAGTCCTAGCATATGTTCAGTATCTACACGATTTTTTTCACAGCCCAAATGGGAAATGGCGATCGTGGGCTTGATAGTTGGAATCATAAATGTCTTGCCAGAAATAACTTTTGCGTGCTGTTTAACTTTAGGTATTGTCAATAAATAGAGATGAAATGATCAAAACTTAAAACCCCCAAAAGGTGGATTTCCAATCAGGGGTAATTTTGTAAGAAATTGACTTTAGAAATAGACCTTAGAAATAAATTAAATGACTATTTTTTCTTCCCAGTATTAATTTTAGGTGGCTCTCTAAAGAAGATCGCAAAGAAAAATAGACCGATTAGACTAGCAAAGATTAGAACGTAGGTAATAGTTTCCATAATTTTTCCGTAAATTGTTAAGCCTTAAATTAAGCCTCAGCTCTAACACGAGTAGATTTGTCTCCAACTTTTTGGAAGGCACCCCATTCTACTTGCTCTTCATCAAGCTCTGGGTCAATACCTGCAAATACATCACGGAACAGAGTTCTAGAACCATGCCAAATATGACCAAAGAAGAAGAACAGAGCAAACACTGCATGGGCAAAGGTAAACCAACCCCTAGGGCTAGTGCGGAATACCCCATCCGAACTGAACTTATCTACATCAAAGTTAAAGGTTTCGCCTAGTTGTGCTTGACGAGCGATTTTCTTAACAGTAGGAGCATCAGTAAAAGTTTTACCGTTTAGCTCTCCTCCATATAGGGTTACAGAAATACCCGCTTGCTCAAAACTATATTTAGATTCAGCTCTCCGGAAAGGAATATCAGCTTTAACTATCCCATCTTTATCCTGTAAAACCACAGGGAAGGTTTCAAAGA
Encoded here:
- a CDS encoding DUF4214 domain-containing protein: MKLPILAATAILILAALPAQAQRRSERITCYREWNVISCPGYGEFTIRNDRNNNYRRDDDNYRPYDNSRYNDINGLQAINQIYFEVLGRRTDLSGARTYINNLNNGWTLQRVRADVAYSAEAEQVINRAYQEILRRDVDPSGLETYKRLLANGGTIADVRRELARSPEARLRY
- a CDS encoding tetratricopeptide repeat protein yields the protein MTIEHVGRMQKQAEAYLSLDKPLKAIAIYEQIISQEPNFAPAHSELARVLESQGWLELAIPHYAQALTLAPNSYSLDSHLNFGKLLHSRGNIDGAISSYQRAININPQYIRAYQTWAETLIQSQRLDEVLTLYAQAELYDLDLIGAKDYSDLGIAYINQGKVIEAITCFQKSISIQPSYASAHCNLGNALLQQNNYKEALISFYEALSIDPEFAEVYFNLGITLTKINRHDEAIACFEAALSLNPEFKEAYSNLGFMTTQAPNLSINSNAS
- a CDS encoding Mini-ribonuclease 3, whose amino-acid sequence is MSLFKIPNATVAEISTPSLAYIGDAVYELHVRMYYLSPPRTASAYHQLVVAKVRAENQAKQLDRLIQTLFLNDAESDLVKRGRNAAGYASRNIDPAIYQKATGFETLIGYLYLTDHDRLHQIFEQIDHEI
- the rlmB gene encoding 23S rRNA (guanosine(2251)-2'-O)-methyltransferase RlmB, translated to MKFKNKASIGKPKRSSEQSSSGDQYERRDNWEKPDRSQAYDRRDRHEHDRSFDRNRERSEERLNERPNRYTPPRPQRKSSEEWDRPERLDRRDRQPLSHNQSNQEPSKPVLKASGYVPRPDRDRSDSPDRSFNQEDDRGFEPPIKPIRNRNSDYSDRYSGYGSDRPEGKKIERSEGRKFIATRSSDLKGFKSEQRFDRNKDNSDSQTSASYDLEENPDLIYGRHAVSSAISEGGRSIHRIWVTPKLRYAPDFLPLVTAAKAIGAVIDEVDISRLNQITNYAKHQGIVAQVAAYEYVELDELIATAKAKSNQPVIIVADSITDPHNLGAIIRSAEALGAQGIVIPQRRAVGVTSAVAKVAAGALENFPVARVINLNRALEQLKTDGFWIYGTAADAGQPVHKVKFDGAIALVVGAEGEGLSLTIQRSCDILVSIPLEGKTNCLNASVATGMALYEIFRQRWVNKLSLNTM
- a CDS encoding DUF1816 domain-containing protein yields the protein MEVTDNLKEIFISFVDTIGVAVWVEIVTESPTCTYYFGPFSGIAEAEIVKSGYVEDLESEKAIIKSIVVKRCKPQELTIFDESADDLLNGSTHKLVLTNQIS
- the pgl gene encoding 6-phosphogluconolactonase; this encodes MVKNIHISRHVETLSDRSALTARALELVLNAYQESIAVNNKFTLVASGGSTPKLLYEKLAEQNLDWQKVHVFWGDERYVPVTDPQSNEGMTRKAWLDHVAIPPENIHPMPTDESDPAIAAQKYETHLQEFFNLNIGEYPNFDLILLGLGDDGHTASLFPHTKALTVSDRLITVGEKDQQPRLTFTAQLINQAKQILFLVPSAGKENALKAVMAESEDDQLYPARLITKTATWLIT
- a CDS encoding LL-diaminopimelate aminotransferase, whose amino-acid sequence is MQFSDRLKPIAHNVFADMDKAKSLIQGHSLIDLSLGSSDLPTSPKILEAISTALKDPQTHGYSLFASTKDFRIAVSNWLINRFGITVDPETEVLPLIGSQEGTAHLPLAILNPGDYALLQDPGYPSHYGGIHLASGQIYGMPLRAGNQYLPVFADIPKPIVTAAKMMVLSYPHNPTTAIASLEFLQSAVAFCQLHNLVLVHDFPYLDLVFNGAKAPSILQADPDRSVSIEFFTLSKSYNMGGFRVGFAVGNRNLIQALREVKAVVDFNQYQGIMRGAIAALNSKDGEILAVANTFKHRRDVMVNALHTIGWDVPIPDATMYIWAQLPQQLRKKFDSVKYCLNLIQSTGVALSPGNGFGKCGEGYVRLALVHPPELLTTAAQRIGDFNSGQF
- a CDS encoding YtxH domain-containing protein, translated to MANGTGKFIGGFLIGGAVGTVLGLLLAPKTGKETRRLLRKSADAIPEIASDIANDISANVQQQADRFTEQAGKTIDSTIERMQEAIAVGKDASQKLRQELNAMKVPSINADEDNL
- the cbiT gene encoding precorrin-6Y C5,15-methyltransferase subunit CbiT; the protein is MVLWNYATPGIPDEMFDRLPGIPLSKCEVRLLLISHLRLRSHSVFWDIGAGTGTIPVEVGLLCPSCKIVAIERDQEVTGLIDRNCQKFGIKNAEIINGSAPECLDVLTDIPDRILVEGGLTIKEILEYCWNRLATGGRIIATAATLEGLYKISESFSQLQVRNIEVVQSSFNRLETRGNRQIFAAVNPIFILSGDKIS
- a CDS encoding NAD(P)/FAD-dependent oxidoreductase; translation: MYDVVVIGAGLAGLSCGKELRQAGLNIKIVEKAAGVGGRLATRRLQGTWADHGAQYVSVHNEVFGRFIHSLEQQGIVKEWTRSITQLSPDGSQFSSSGWLYPRYTSPFGMTAIAKHLATDQDILLKTRIVEVKVQDQQWYLTTETGEQIFASAIVSTIPAPQFLGLFQSVLGANSQLLKTVQSVKFHPNITVMAGYAKTQAIPEQWRAFRCVDDFILSWISYDSSKHPDQVTQPVFVFQSTSQFARHSLEETDLEKVGKAILLKAGEYLDSWLSQPEWWQLQRWRYALVEEALEVDCLTTKMPLPLVCAGDWCAGKNLEGAYCSGIAASSTVRDLINR
- the rimO gene encoding 30S ribosomal protein S12 methylthiotransferase RimO gives rise to the protein MIPTIKPTIAISHLGCEKNRVDTEHMLGLLVQAGYGVDSNEELADYVIVNTCSFIEAAREESVRALVELAEMGKRIVIAGCMAQHFQQTLLDEIPEAVALVGTGDYHKIVNVIERAEAGERVKEISQEPTYIADETVPRYRTTNQSVAYVRVAEGCDYRCAFCIIPHLRGNQRSRSIESIVTEAHRLASEGVKELILISQITTNYGLDLYGQPRLAELLTALGEVDVPWIRMHYAYPTGLTPKVIKAMQSIPNVLPYLDLPLQHSHPDMLRAMNRPWHGRVNDKIIEQIKTAIPNAVMRTTLIVGFPGETEAQFQHLLEFVQRHEFDHVGVFTYSAEEGTPAYDLPDQIPEEIKEARKDAIMAVQQDISLRKNQAEIGKIVNVLIEQEHPETGELIGRSPRFAPDVDGVVYLKDPQHKASLGEMLSVQITGADHYDLFGEIK
- a CDS encoding photosystem II reaction center protein T, producing METITYVLIFASLIGLFFFAIFFREPPKINTGKKK